ttcccaacctcagtttcccctgagttgagacatatcttcattcttttctttgttaagcactttgggaagcacaatttttcaaacaTACTACCCCTAttatagtaatacaaagctaaatgcaaatcactgaagtattcctttaatagtATTTTTGCCTCACTAACCACTGCAATCAACCAGATCAAAAACTTTACCTTAATGgcacttttaaagaaaaaagtgtgcATTATATATACCTACATTTCTATGTTCACATAGAATATGTAATCTcccattgtaaaaaaaaaaacattttgtcaatGAGCAATGGCATAATTATAGATTAACATATTATTCATTAACGAAGAAAAGCCATTTTTGACTCACAGACCATTGCCATCAAAGGAAtcagagagatttttttttcaactgtgaAACAGCAACAATTGAATAAATAGTGCTCATATGTCAATGCCTGCTGACAGTCAACATAAGAGATGATTGATTAGACACTGATTTTTGTatgttatgtttgtgtaagCGCACAGACGGAGGGATCAGAGATAGTATCATGCATTCAATGTGCGCTGCTATCATGTCTTCATCGTTCTTGCTTCCCCCCGACATCACTGTCGGACGGCCACCCAAtgcagaccacacacacataagcttCCCCACCCTCCTTTGCTCGCTGCCACTGTctccagaaaacaaaacagagaggagacacTGCAGCAGGGACGGATGGAGAGATTGGCAGAGGATGGGGTGGAGGAGTGGGTCCACTCTGAGCATATGCTGTCCCAgacatgttttcacttttcctcttttcccGCCCTGTcctaattatttctattttggGACACTGAGGCTGACCAAACATAGAGCCAGTGCTGATAGATCAGGCATGTATAAATAAACCAAGCCAAGGCTAACAGTGTGTCAGCAAGGGCAGAGGCCAGATAGGCCGCACTGATTACCTCCATTATCAGGGACAGGCCTCATTAGGCGCCTCAGGCGGGGTGTGTGTCTGCGAGTTCTCTTATTACATTGCAGGACTTAATGTCCTCACAGATGTAAACATGAGGAGAATCCCTCTAAATCAGGATATTTTGTTGTAAAGGAGTTATTAAATTAAGGTTAGGTTCAGATAAGGGTTAAATTCAGCATCAGGTCGACTTAGGTTAAGTGGATGTCAAAGcaatttgtgttcatttaaatcagtttctttaaaatgttacatCGTGtggcaaaaatatatacatcaGGAAACAAATAACTGTTTTCTTGTTGAGAGTAAGATGAGCAAATCACAACAATCCCGTCTGCTTCTCAGCACAAACAGTGGACCAgcaacactgaccttgtcaggaccagtagtcgtcaagaccaaaacctagtcctaatgaggtataacctcatttctgagaaactggatTTGAATTGTAGCTAGGTTAAGTTAGGGGTTAGTCATTGTGTGGTTATGGTCAAGGTTAGGAATGACACTTTGTTTAGGTTTCCCAAAGTGCTAAGAAGAATAGATttgctgtgggtgtgtgtgtgtgtgtgtgtgtgtgtgtgctgaatgaCTTCCCTCATGCTCCGCCTCAGTGTGATGCCCTATAAGTAAGAGACACTGCAGCAGGTGTCAAATATAGACTGAGCAGAGACAAATGTGGACAACCttagaaaacagtgaaaacagagaattcattcatatatacatgtattgcTGCAGAGACGCTGGCCATCATTGGGAATGTTCTCAAATGATGAAGATTGACAATTAAACTTTTCATACAAGCGGtgtaacacagtcacagagtaGTGATCATCTCACCAGGCAGTTAATCAGTCGCCAGTCAGTCTGTCAATCAGTTTCAACaacaagcaacaacaacaagctttatacatattatttaatatattgtAAGTGAGAAGCTTAAAAATGGCTCCACCTCGATGAGTtgcaacattaaaatgacactttGACCCAGTAATGtatcaacaataaaaaattcCAGGTACACGATGCTGCCTAATAATAAAATGACGTTTTTCTATATTAATGCAACTTTTATTCTATTACTGCTTATGTGTGGCAAATCTAAAATGTtggctaaataaaaaaagaagaacaattaGCTTGTAAGATATACACAAGAATGATAGccactgtaaaataaagcacCACATAGTGGGAATGAGGTGATAATCCCTCATAAACCCAGGTTCATTACATGTCAATCAGTGACCTACGTATATTGCACTTAAAACCACCGCAAACTGTAAACATTAAACTCAAAGTTGTCTGTGAGGACACTGCTCTCTCAATGACACATGCATTCAATTTTAGACACAGGGCATTAAAGGCAGATGCCCTTCATGAACATTAAAGGCTAGTGTCTCTTGTCATCTGACAATACAAACcagatttcttttctctctttaggACCTTGCCAGCTCCTGGAAACGATGTTTTAGCTGCTTGACTAATATTTAGTCGAGGAGACAATTTTGTCTCCTCGTTGATAGTGGTTCagatttatctttattattcttTGGAAGGAATTTTGCTGTACAGCAATAGGAATATTAAAGCGAACCACACTAAACCACACTATTGTTTTATCAGTAAGTATATCCCCGACCCcatattttaaaatttaaagtaATGCATCTTAATTGAGAATGCctgtgaatgtgttgttgtcagtcatagtcatcttcagggGTTAGTTGCAGGCAGCTGGAGTTAAgctgaagatgtttcacctctcatctaAGAGGCTTCTGGTGAGCAGGTGGAAAAATCCACACACGTTAGACTGGATACCTGTCTAGAGcaaaggtctcaaacttgcggcccgcaggccacatgcggccctccagtccaatgtggcccaccacttgaTATTTTGTTTAGCAATAGTAATAGCATAGCAATAGCATCACAAATACATTACTATCACAAACTAAATATCACTCCATGTCAATAcaggcacttttattttgaaattccgtGAAATATCTATCATTGTGATACTCCATCGCaatgtttttcacttgactggccccctactggccagactagatccTTGTTGGCTTCAAGGTCACTTGAGTTTGTGACCCCTGGTCCAGAGCGTTGATATGTGAAACAGTGCaggcagggccggctctacctaattttgtgccctaggcgagattgcccGTGTGTTGGGCGCTTTGGACGGCCTTTTCATGTCGTTAATAACAAAAGCTTCACCTGTCTGTGACCTGACCTCTGATCCCGtcatgtgattcagcagcaccacattttaggaacattattgtttattcatttgttaatatttattatttgcaagagagaacacacaaatgagggcgactgggaatagaaaatcatttttattttaaaacaaaaaaaaaaaattttttttttttatatatatcgcctatgccaagagccggccctgagTGCAGGTCCCCGTTTTTCACCTGTGATTGGTGTGAAAGAGGGTCGGtagggtcacctgagagactcagtctatatatatatgtataacacTAAGTTacctgtgtgtgactgacaggaTATCAACTAGTACAGTGAAGATGCATGGAGTAGAAGTAgtgaaagtggatgagtttaaatatgTGGGGGGGTCCAGccatccaaagcaatggacagcGAGGTGAAGACGAGGGTGCgggcagggtggagtgggtggagacaagtGTCAGCGGTGATGTGAAGACAGAGCTGGAGATAGTGAGGTTTTTGTTGGCAGTGATCGGGATGGACAGGATGTTCAAGGGACAGCTCATCTTGGacagtttggagataaagttgatgttgaagatggagctgcctggcaagagaagaggaagagcacaGAGAACGGTCATAAATGTTGTGAAAGCAggaacagaggaggacacaagggataggacaagatggaggcagatgatcagCTGTGGCGACCCGTAATGGGAGAAGATGAAATGAATCTTGAATTCATGCCTGGAAATGCCTTACTCTCCGTCTActgttggtttgttgttgttgagtaaTTGGCGTCCTCTAGTGGTGGTAATAAGCACCACGTTTGACAGAGTGGCTTTATCGTGTTAAAACGGCTTGCCATAGGCTCCTCCCTTTTGCTGTTGACGGTCATAAAAACATCTGCGTGATGGAAGTACTCAACGTTTGCAACTGAAAGCGaaggtaaaaaaacacaacgtttAACGTTAATGAATAAACACATCCCTGCTGGAGTTTAGATTTGGGATAATATTGTTAACTCACAGCAGAGTTAATAAAACCCACATGAGAGTGAAAAGGGGAGGAGAATGTAGAGAAAAAACGAGTGGAGGGAgaagagacaacaacaacacacagagagagagagagagagagggtagcAGGAACGGGCAGGGGAGAAGACGACTGAGAAACGCCTTCTCTGCTCCTTCCATTAGGAGGTGTTTTAGTTTCTTTTCGTTGGTCGTTACTTATAATTTTCTTGTTTGGACATCGGCTGACAAAGAGGTGAGGTTTGTGTCACTATTTGTCAGTCTTTtagcagtttttgtttttgttttttttcatcttttaaaaactGAGGCCAACTGTGGCTGTTTCCTCTCACATAAGAAGCgtttggctgtgtgtgtttttaatttaatttaactgttGAATGTACTGTTCTGATTTTAGGGAGGGGAGCCGTTTTTGTGTGAACAGTTTGACCTTAATGTAAACATAACAATCGGTAAATAAACATACAGCACCACATGTTACGTAGATTGGAAAACTaatccctctccccctccccctgccTCTCAGACATGTTGCACCCACTTTTCTCTATGCCTGCTCCCAATTCAGGGATAGATCTCTCTCTATGTATCAGTGTCACAGGATATGTGTGGTATATCATGTCTAGATTTGCCTGTGGTGTGCTTTGTGTGATTATGGCACTCCACTGTTTCTTTGTAACACCCATTTGCATCCCTTCCTCAGTTTTTGAGGAAGGGATTTTTGACATCACCCTCCTCACTCCTCCCTTTTCCTTTCACTCCAAACAGTTTCCCACAGAGATCCCGGGGAAAAGGCCACGATAATAAAAGTTCCCTGTGTCCAGAAACAGCCATCTTCTCGCCATGTCTGGTCCTGGTGAGTGCCTCTCAACAAAACAGGCGTGGGGACgggaaatgaggaaaaatataCACCTACACAGCTtttatgtttactttgtttgtctagagagaaagaggaatgaccagtttttttcctcttcatatCTGTGTAATGCAACAGCTTCACCTCTGGCCTAAAGACTTTGATCACTTCACTTTTTCCATTGTGTCATGTTCCACAGCTATTGTAAATATGATAATACTCACGCATCTCAAGTTTCCATGAGATGTTCCTGGTACAACCTGACCATTGAATGTTGCCGtataatgaaagaatgaatgaatggatgaatgactgCCTTGTCCCACTTGTCCAGTTCTCCCCAGTGGCCTTGCGAAAATGTACCCTCCTCAAGGTTGGTTAATTTGAAAGAAATTCCCGGAATGCTTGAAGACTTAACCCATCCACACGGAGGAGTGCGGTGTGTTTCCTTGTAATTTAGAAAGTAGTGAGGCAACCACGAGCCTCAGAGTTGCATAGCTTtactcacttcctctttttgACCTCTGGTTGTTGTTAAGAAGACAGAAGTAGCGAGAGGGTTTGGTCGCCCCTTAATTGTAATTTAAAGGGTTTTATCACAGTAGTATAGTTTTGAAATGTCAGCACGTCCACACCTTCACTGTGGAAGGATTTAATGAAGAAACAATGCATTAATCTTTGTTGTTGGATGACAAAAACCAGTTTTGTCTGCTGTGACTCAGCACCGGCACATGGCACATGACGTACGAGTGAATGTTTCTATTAAAATCACAGGGAGGGGCACACTTCAGTGCCAAGTAAACTatcattaaaatcataaaaactgatTTGATAAGCACTAGGTGATGGAAAGAAGCGATGGGATGGGGGAAAATGAAAAGTCCACACTCCAGTGTAAGGAAACTTTTTATTGACCGCTCGAGTAATGTTCTTGGCACGTGTAGAGTCTGAAGAGGATGAGTTTGTGCCCAAAACCTTACCTGGGAGGTAataatgatgaataaataacactgaGAGGTCGTGAGAATGTAGAGTAACAACAAACCCTCATCAGACAGATCTAGATCTTTATCTGCGTGAAATCAGAGAACCGTCATGAGGGTTTGACAGGACATCAGGTGTGAAGCGTCGTCACGAGTACGGCTGAACgctgaatacattttaaatcaaaatttcAGCGTGAAACAACCCAATAAGTGCACTGCAAAGGCTGCAGTTTAATTAATGAATCTATCTTCTTGGCAAAATTCATTAACTTTTAAGTTGTACTTTTGGCAGTAGGATACAGAATAGTTAatgttttgatgttgttgtggGGTAATCATCTACtacacagtgaatattgaactgaGCCTTGATTATTggatttataattattttatatatacacatgtttcCCAAATctattttttccatgttttaatgttttttacatCAGTATGGAAATCCATCTTCTAGGGCAATGTGGGTACTATTAGTAGTGGTTTTAGTGTGTTGGCAATGAGCTGTTGTGAAAAAGTGCAATTATATAatgttttggaatattttttttatttattcaatgaaTCTTCTGATTGGTTAAATGTTTCCCAACTagtaaaaagtcacaaaaatacaaGTCACAAAAATACATCCACATCCTGTATATTGCTTTTCTTTCAAATAGAGTCATGTTTTTTGCCAGcaaaaattgttgttttcatgcagAGCAACCAACTAAATTGGGTCAGTCCACCTGAAGGAGCAGAATATTTCTCCAAGGAGAAAGAGAGCTAGTGGattacttaaaaaacaaacaaaaaaaactcatggAAACATGTTAGAAACCACCCCCTGAATGGACAGTTAGACATGGAGACGGGGGGAGACATGGATCAGATGCCCAACCTTCCCACTGCATTCCATTTACTCTTCATGCActtttcctgctgcagcttAATTGCCACTTAATGTCCTTTCCTCCACGATCGACACATATTATTAATTGTGGCTTTATAAACCAATTGAGGAGCTGATGTActggtgtctgtttttttttttttatcacaagaCTCCAGTCTTCCACTAAACGTGATGTCAGACACTGCTGCTACGACTGTGGCCGGCAGCTCCTCTGGTTGTGTCTAGATAATGACTTTGAACAAGTTCCAGCATAGTTTAAACAAATTCCTGTGTATACACTGACAATGGTGTAAAAGGACACCACTGTTGTTGTATGGGTCCAGTCCACTATTTACACTTCCCTGGAAGAGCAGTCAGACTGTATTGTGACTAATAAGTAGCTTATTGGCTCTACTCTCCCAGCAGGGGGGGGCAGAATGATCTGTAGCACACACCTACTTACACCTACTTACCCCTACTCACACCtactcgcacacacacagagcagctgcgATAAGTCAGAGTCACACGGATCACGATTCCCTCAGTCTGTGTTGCGTTGCTGCAGTGACGACCTCGGTACCTGTTTCTATTTTTCATCTTATTGGGAGGTAAGAGCTTGAAACCCACACCTGGTCAAGACTTTGGGTTATGAATTATGAGGCAAGATTTGGAAGTAGAAAGtggttttattgatttgttttcatgttcagaacattcattcattttgattttaatgttttgatatGGGTTTTTGTTATCTAGTATGTTTGGTTTGGGTATAGTGTCGGCTTTCCATAAGTTAGGATGACTGGGGAGGGACCAGAGTAAGAGAGGCAGACACAGAAAAtctctttgttcttttgtttgtttcatgttcagAACATtcattaatttgtgttttttccttttaatttattacattttttatttcagttgtgtctttatattttattctatctGTGTTTGCTGGGTAAATGTGTCATATCTGTGTTTTCTGGGTAAATGGGTTATATCTGTGTTTCCTGGGTAAATGTGTTAtatctattataataatagtaataataataataataataatgataatagtcaGTCCCAAGACTACTACTATTATTTGGTTTTTACTATTGTCAATATTCATGAGTATTCTCTTAAAATATGTTTATCTTAAGTTAAATTACTAGTTTGATTAGTGATGCacgttttaatttatttttgttatctgGTATGTTTGGTTTGGGTATAGTGTCGGCTCTCCATAAGTTAGGATGACTGGGGACCAGAATGCACCTGTCGCCCTGTGGAGTGAGAGAGGCAGACACAGAAAAtctctttgttctttttgtttgctttttagaAGATGAAACCACACAGTACACAACACTAATCTGGACTGGACATACATGTTAAAGACACGTGCCCTTTGTGTAATAGTGGTCTTTCAATTCAGTTTGATTTGGATATATTGTTTGTAGACAAGTGGCTACAACTACATACCTGTTGAGTGTGAGAATGACATTTGAACTAATATCACaatcttttttatttccaggttACCCAAACTCTTATCCCCACTCGGGATACCCCATGAGTCATCCCAGCGGCCAGTCGGTCTCCCCTTATCCAGTTGCTCCAGCGGGGTATGTAGACCCAAGTCAAGCTCCTGCACCAGGCTTCAACATGAACTACAATCAAGGCCCAGCTCCAGTCATGTATCAGCCAGGACCAGTATCTCCAGGTCCAGAATATGGCGTCGCTCCAGGGGGAATCTCCGCGGTTGGGGTTCCTGCTGTGGTTCCTGTCGGCGTCCCACCAGGGCTCGAGTACCTCACACAGGTAGGGCAGATCTCAAATGCTGTCCTACCATTTGATTTATTATGAAATAGATTACATATGTACCACTCCTTCAGCCAAGAATGAGTTCTCTCGCTACACTTTACAACGTGCTGGCTGTTAATGAACAAAGAAACGCAAAGTGACACCACATGACTTAGTGGGTTAGGGTCCCTTAAtctcttgtttctttctttagtcCCTCAAcctctcatttttattcaaacaattTTGAATGACCTTTCTCCTCACAGCCTTTTGAATGTTTTGAATATGTAAATACACAACTAGCGCTGTTCCCTCTCAAAatggctgtttgttttcaaatacagtatttctgaATTTACacaaactaactaaactaaggGACACCGTGTGTACGAAGTCTGCAAGAAGCAAGATTATAAGTGACTCTTTTTAGTCAGTGCCTTCATGAAAATTCATGAGAAGATTTTTTTGTTGATTCTTTTTAGAATTAAAtttttcacattgttttctACCATTTGGTTTCAGATCGACCAGATCCTGATTCACCAAAAAGTGGAACTCTTAGAAGGTAAGTCATGCTATTTATTCATACAGTCATATTTCTTCTTGCCACATTTGAGCACAGGATGTAAACAGCAGCTGTTAGACCTCAGAAtcacaaaaatgacatcagGCCTTTGGAATGCTTTGCTTATCAAaactttgttgtttcatttccaTCTCTTCCCTAATCTCCCTGACTTCGGCCAGCATTTATTGGGTTTGAGACCAACAACCAGTATGAGATAAAGAACAGCCTGGGCCAAAAGATCTACAAGGCCAAAGAGAAGAACGACTGCTGCACCAGGAACTGCTGCGGCTCGCTGCGCAGCTTCGACATGAAGATCAAGGACAACATGGACAGAGAGGTCATCCGCCTCATTCGGCCTTTCCGCTGCGTCTCGTGCTGGTGTCCCTGCTGCCTGCAAGAGGTGAGGCTGTGAATATTGGTGTCAAAATGAGCCGTTAATAGCCTTGTTATGTAATG
The nucleotide sequence above comes from Solea senegalensis isolate Sse05_10M linkage group LG3, IFAPA_SoseM_1, whole genome shotgun sequence. Encoded proteins:
- the LOC122767333 gene encoding phospholipid scramblase 1-like isoform X2, producing the protein MSHPSGQSVSPYPVAPAGYVDPSQAPAPGFNMNYNQGPAPVMYQPGPVSPGPEYGVAPGGISAVGVPAVVPVGVPPGLEYLTQIDQILIHQKVELLEAFIGFETNNQYEIKNSLGQKIYKAKEKNDCCTRNCCGSLRSFDMKIKDNMDREVIRLIRPFRCVSCWCPCCLQEMEVQAPPGTTIGFVKQAWHPFLPRFTIQGANKQNLLKLEGPCFACNCCGDVNFELKGVDDDKSIGRISKQWSGLLKEVFTDTDNFGIQFPLDLDVKLKAVLMGACFLIDFMFFEKVGEANQRSTVFN
- the LOC122767333 gene encoding phospholipid scramblase 2-like isoform X1, which gives rise to MSGPGYPNSYPHSGYPMSHPSGQSVSPYPVAPAGYVDPSQAPAPGFNMNYNQGPAPVMYQPGPVSPGPEYGVAPGGISAVGVPAVVPVGVPPGLEYLTQIDQILIHQKVELLEAFIGFETNNQYEIKNSLGQKIYKAKEKNDCCTRNCCGSLRSFDMKIKDNMDREVIRLIRPFRCVSCWCPCCLQEMEVQAPPGTTIGFVKQAWHPFLPRFTIQGANKQNLLKLEGPCFACNCCGDVNFELKGVDDDKSIGRISKQWSGLLKEVFTDTDNFGIQFPLDLDVKLKAVLMGACFLIDFMFFEKVGEANQRSTVFN